A section of the Aythya fuligula isolate bAytFul2 chromosome 9, bAytFul2.pri, whole genome shotgun sequence genome encodes:
- the TBCCD1 gene encoding TBCC domain-containing protein 1, with product MAAAVALWVRTEPPLLGALPLPPPGRLGRPYLRKMAAYARRRAAEGCFPRLRWARWRHIACGKLRLSRGLAWLYFQRFLRLLPAPPPRSLRRAEAEAACGSAEELERERSKLSVDTLQFLLFLYLQQLSRLSLRTALRGEQWPSPAAAAPGPAGKGAGQSKNWNDQDHLAFLLAHLSDMLELLLEPEQLSASSHATSNSLVSYEAVCALSFLIEGTVEGSGTVHPLHELALWQPCQEKNGYSKSNNAFSFPKLESWLRSCLTTNPFGMTACLRSGKKLAWAQQVEGTTRRAKIACNAPVVPEVFPMVIMSQVYKQTLAKSSDTLVGAHVRIHRCNESFIYLLSPLRSVTIEKCRNSTFVLGPVQVSVHVHSCDNVKVIAVCYSLSLSSTTGCTFHVLTPTQPLILAGNQAVSLAPFHTHYPMLEDHMAQVGLATLPNYWDSPMLLGKESSDTSIFRLLPPSDFYTFVIPFEMEGDTTETPGGLPHAYQKALSQREQKVQIWQKMVKEACLSKDQRKQFQMLVESKFYEWLIQTGNRQQLDSLVPPAVGSKQAAG from the exons ATGGCGGCCGCCGTGGCGCTCTGGGTCCGTACGGAGCCGCCGCTGCTGGGcgcgctgccgctgccgccgcccggCCGGCTGGGCCGCCCCTACCTGCGCAAGATGGCGGCGTACgcgcggcggcgggcggccgaGGGCTGCTTCCCCCGGCTGCGCTGGGCGCGCTGGCGGCACATCGCCTGCGGCAAGCTGCGGCTGAGCCGCGGCCTGGCCTGGCTCTACTTCCAGCGCTTCCTCCgcctcctcccggccccgccgccccgcagccTGCGGAGAGCGGAGGCGGAGGCGGCGTGCGGCAGCGCCGAGGAGCTGGAGAGGGAGCGGAGCAAG CTCTCGGTGGACACGCTGCAGTTCCTGCTCTTCCTctacctgcagcagctcagccgCCTGTCCCTGCGCACGGCGCTCCGCGGCGAGCAGTGgcccagccccgcggccgcagcccccggcccggcggggAAAGGAGCCGGGCAGAGCAAG AACTGGAACGACCAGGACCACCTTGCCTTCTTGCTCGCCCACCTCTCGGACATGCTGGAACTGCTGCTGGAGCCGGAGCAGCTCAGCGCCTCCTCCCACGCCACCAGCAACAGCTTGGTGTCTTACGAAGCCGTCTGTGCCCTCAGCTTTCTCATTGAAGGGACTGTGGAGGGCTCAGGGACCGTCCATCCTCTGCACGAGCTTGCCCTCTGGCAGCCCTGTCAAGAGAAGAACGGCTACTCAAAGAGCAACAACgccttctccttccccaagCTGGAGAGCTGGCTGCGCTCCTGCCTGACGACAAACCCTTTTGGAATGACTGCCTGCCTCAGGTCTGGGAAGAAGCTTGCCTGGGCACAGCAAG TAGAGGGAACGACCAGGAGAGCAAAGATTGCCTGCAATGCTCCTGTGGTGCCAGAGGTATTCCCCATGGTGATAATGAGCCAGGTGTACAAACAGACGCTGGCCAAGAGCTCGGACACCTTGGTGGGGGCTCACGTAAGAATTCATCGCTGCAATGAGTCCTTCATTtatctcctctctcctcttcg CTCTGTGACCATTGAGAAGTGCCGGAACAGCACTTTCGTGCTCGGCCCTGTGCAGGTGTCCGTTCACGTCCACAGCTGTGACAATGTCAAGGTCATCGCGGTGTGCTACAGCTTGTCCCTTTCTTCCACCACGGGCTGTACTTTCCACGTTCTGACGCCCACCCAGCCCCTCATCCTCGCGGGTAACCAGGCGGTCAGCCTCGCCCCGTTCCACACGCACTACCCCATGCTGGAAGACCACATGGCTCAGGTGGGCCTGGCCACCCTGCCCAACTACTGGGACAGCCCCATGCTGCTGGGCAAGGAGAGCAGCGACACCAGCATCTTCCGCCTCCTGCCGCCCTCTGACTTCTACACCTTTGTCATCCCGTTTGAGATGGAAGGAGACACCACGGAGACGCCGGGGGGGCTTCCCCACGCCTATCAGAAGGCACTGAGTCAGCGGGAGCAGAAGGTACAGATCTGGCAGAAAATGGTGAAGGAGGCATGCCTGAGCAA GGATCAGAGGAAGCAGTTCCAGATGCTGGTGGAAAGCAAGTTCTATGAATGGCTGATTCAGACAGGGAACCGTCAGCAGCTGGATAGCCTTGTCCCTCCTGCTGTGGGCtccaagcaggcagcaggataG
- the CRYGS gene encoding gamma-crystallin S: MSRAGTKITFYEDKNFLGRRYECDSDCPDFHTYLSRCNSIRVEGGTWVAYERPDFSGNMYVLTQGEYPDYHHWMGLNDRLGSCRAVQIPSGGRGHIQVFEKGDFGGQMFEATEDCPSIMDECRIREVHACRVLEGVWVFYEHPNYRGRQYLLPKGEYRQPVEWGAVSPAVQSFRSIAE, encoded by the exons ATGTCCAGAGCTGGCACCAAG ATCACCTTCTACGAAGACAAGAATTTCCTGGGCCGTCGCTACGAGTGCGACAGCGACTGCCCCGACTTCCACACCTACCTGAGCCGCTGCAACTCCATCCGGGTGGAAGGAGGCACCTGGGTGGCCTACGAGAGGCCCGACTTCTCGGGGAACATGTACGTGCTGACGCAGGGCGAGTATCCCGACTACCACCACTGGATGGGCCTGAACGACCGCCTCGGTTCCTGCAGGGCTGTCCAGATT CCGAGTGGAGGCCGGGGCCACATCCAGGTGTTTGAGAAGGGAGATTTCGGTGGGCAGATGTTCGAGGCCACTGAGGACTGCCCTTCCATCATGGACGAGTGCCGTATCCGTGAGGTCCACGCCTGCCGGGTGCTGGAGGGTGTCTGGGTGTTCTACGAGCACCCCAACTACCGGGGCAGGCAGTACCTGCTGCCCAAGGGAGAGTACCGCCAGCCTGTGGAGTGGGGAGCCGTGAGCCCCGCCGTCCAGTCCTTCCGCAGCATCGCCGAGTGA